In Athalia rosae chromosome 6, iyAthRosa1.1, whole genome shotgun sequence, one DNA window encodes the following:
- the LOC105690860 gene encoding facilitated trehalose transporter Tret1-like isoform X1 has translation MTFVRFLPENTRLLQWTGCWAATVLTIANGLMLGWTSPYLTKLTAHDSPLPITMDEGSWLVSVITLSRLLGATISAVSVQYFGRMLMLFVMGLKVGWTSPFMARLVAEDSVLPLTAGEVSWVASLLNFGRFCGSLLGGFFVEYLGSRRTLIGLGFPLILAWICIISANSATWLYVARIAAGSSLGMAFNSFPLLLGEISSPSIRGTLVAFVITGMPLGTMIGVLMGPYLSMQVFSYIGLVPTVIFIVLFWWLPESPHYLLKHGRIEEAGKSIERYNPYADREEELKSLKDFLSSNGNLTFRERLREVNLPKNRRAILLMLALYFFMQFSGVNSVMFYTETIVIRAKVNVIDPSSVVTLFGTFSVVSSLLSIFVADKLPRKVILIIASLGVGVSLLSLGIHFELLDRGCDPASLQWLPIASLMGFVFFLCNGLVSIPSTILSEIFTQNVKSVAVCVGNVSVGIFAFIATGTYLPLVDLIGEAYVYWGNVVILIACAIFTKLVVPETRGKTLQEIQEAFDKK, from the exons ATGACGTTCGTCAGATTTTTACCTGAAAATACAAGGTTGCTACAGTGGACCGGTTGCTGGGCCG CTACCGTACTGACGATTGCAAACGGTTTGATGCTCGGATGGACATCTCCGTACCTGACAAAGTTAACGGCCCACGATTCGCCGCTGCCCATCACCATGGACGAGGGCTCATGGCTCGTATCGGTGATCACGCTGAGTCGTTTACTCGGAGCTACAATCAGCGCTGTCAGCGTCCAGTATTTCGGAA GAATGTTGATGCTCTTCGTGATGGGCCTCAAAGTCGGATGGACCTCTCCGTTCATGGCTCGTTTGGTAGCGGAAGATTCGGTACTACCGTTAACTGCTGGCGAAGTGTCTTGGGTAGCGTCTCTTCTGAATTTCGGTAGATTCTGCGGTTCGCTGCTGGGCggttttttcgtcgaatatcTGGGTAGTCGGCGAACGTTGATCGGCCTAGGATTTCCATTGATATTGGCTTGGATCTGCATTATATCAGCGAACTCGGCGACGTGGTTATACGTGGCTCGGATAGCTGCCGGCTCGAGTCTCGGCATGGCGTTCAACAGCTTTCCTCTGCTTCTGGGTGAAATTTCTAGTCCGTCGATACGGGGCACCCTCGTGGCCTTCGTTATAACCGGAATGCCTCTGGGTACGATGATAGGAGTATTGATGGGTCCCTACCTCTCGATGCAAGTATTTTCCTACATAGGCCTCGTGCCGACCGTCATATTCATCGTTCTGTTCTGGTGGCTGCCCGAATCTCCTCACTATCTCCTGAAGCACGGAAGAATCGAAGAAGCAGGGAAATCGATTGAACGGTATAATCCCTACGCGGATCGCGAGGAGGAACTCAAAAGTCTCAAGGATTTTCTATCGTCTAACGGTAATTTAACGTTCAGAGAACGTTTGCGAGAAGTTAATCTCCCGAAAAATCGAAGGGCTATATTACTGATGCTAGCTCTGTACTTCTTCATGCAGTTCAGTGGAGTAAACTCGGTGATGTTTTACACAGAAACCATAGTTATCAGAGCCAAGGTTAACGTAATCGACCCGTCCTCGGTGGTGACTTTGTTTGGTACATTTTCGGTCGTGTCGAGCTTGCTGTCGATATTCGTTGCCGACAAATTGCCGCGTAAGGTGATTCTGATTATAGCGAGTCTCGGCGTGGGCGTTTCCCTGCTCAGTCTGGGCATTCATTTCGAACTTTTGGACAGAGGTTGCGATCCAGCTTCGCTGCAGTGGCTGCCGATCGCATCCTTGATGGGTTTTGTGTTTTTCTTGTGCAACGGTCTGGTCTCCATTCCGAGTACGATTTTGAGCGAGATTTTCACGCAAAATGTGAAGAGCGTCGCGGTCTGTGTGGGCAACGTGTCGGTAGGCATCTTCGCCTTCATAGCAACGGGGACTTATCTGCCGTTGGTGGACCTCATCGGAGAGGCCTACGTCTACTGGGGGAACGTAGTGATTTTGATAGCCTGCGCGATATTTACTAAGCTCGTTGTACCGGAAACAAGGGGCAAAACTTTACAAGAAATTCAAGAAGCCTTcgataaaaagtaa
- the LOC105690860 gene encoding facilitated trehalose transporter Tret1-like isoform X2, giving the protein MECKTARVFRLCSVPKQILWLQWTAGFAGMLMLFVMGLKVGWTSPFMARLVAEDSVLPLTAGEVSWVASLLNFGRFCGSLLGGFFVEYLGSRRTLIGLGFPLILAWICIISANSATWLYVARIAAGSSLGMAFNSFPLLLGEISSPSIRGTLVAFVITGMPLGTMIGVLMGPYLSMQVFSYIGLVPTVIFIVLFWWLPESPHYLLKHGRIEEAGKSIERYNPYADREEELKSLKDFLSSNGNLTFRERLREVNLPKNRRAILLMLALYFFMQFSGVNSVMFYTETIVIRAKVNVIDPSSVVTLFGTFSVVSSLLSIFVADKLPRKVILIIASLGVGVSLLSLGIHFELLDRGCDPASLQWLPIASLMGFVFFLCNGLVSIPSTILSEIFTQNVKSVAVCVGNVSVGIFAFIATGTYLPLVDLIGEAYVYWGNVVILIACAIFTKLVVPETRGKTLQEIQEAFDKK; this is encoded by the exons ATGGAGTGTAAGACAGCGCGAGTATTCCGATTGTGTAGCGTGCCCAAACAGATCCTCTGGCTACAATGGACCGCGGGATTTGCAG GAATGTTGATGCTCTTCGTGATGGGCCTCAAAGTCGGATGGACCTCTCCGTTCATGGCTCGTTTGGTAGCGGAAGATTCGGTACTACCGTTAACTGCTGGCGAAGTGTCTTGGGTAGCGTCTCTTCTGAATTTCGGTAGATTCTGCGGTTCGCTGCTGGGCggttttttcgtcgaatatcTGGGTAGTCGGCGAACGTTGATCGGCCTAGGATTTCCATTGATATTGGCTTGGATCTGCATTATATCAGCGAACTCGGCGACGTGGTTATACGTGGCTCGGATAGCTGCCGGCTCGAGTCTCGGCATGGCGTTCAACAGCTTTCCTCTGCTTCTGGGTGAAATTTCTAGTCCGTCGATACGGGGCACCCTCGTGGCCTTCGTTATAACCGGAATGCCTCTGGGTACGATGATAGGAGTATTGATGGGTCCCTACCTCTCGATGCAAGTATTTTCCTACATAGGCCTCGTGCCGACCGTCATATTCATCGTTCTGTTCTGGTGGCTGCCCGAATCTCCTCACTATCTCCTGAAGCACGGAAGAATCGAAGAAGCAGGGAAATCGATTGAACGGTATAATCCCTACGCGGATCGCGAGGAGGAACTCAAAAGTCTCAAGGATTTTCTATCGTCTAACGGTAATTTAACGTTCAGAGAACGTTTGCGAGAAGTTAATCTCCCGAAAAATCGAAGGGCTATATTACTGATGCTAGCTCTGTACTTCTTCATGCAGTTCAGTGGAGTAAACTCGGTGATGTTTTACACAGAAACCATAGTTATCAGAGCCAAGGTTAACGTAATCGACCCGTCCTCGGTGGTGACTTTGTTTGGTACATTTTCGGTCGTGTCGAGCTTGCTGTCGATATTCGTTGCCGACAAATTGCCGCGTAAGGTGATTCTGATTATAGCGAGTCTCGGCGTGGGCGTTTCCCTGCTCAGTCTGGGCATTCATTTCGAACTTTTGGACAGAGGTTGCGATCCAGCTTCGCTGCAGTGGCTGCCGATCGCATCCTTGATGGGTTTTGTGTTTTTCTTGTGCAACGGTCTGGTCTCCATTCCGAGTACGATTTTGAGCGAGATTTTCACGCAAAATGTGAAGAGCGTCGCGGTCTGTGTGGGCAACGTGTCGGTAGGCATCTTCGCCTTCATAGCAACGGGGACTTATCTGCCGTTGGTGGACCTCATCGGAGAGGCCTACGTCTACTGGGGGAACGTAGTGATTTTGATAGCCTGCGCGATATTTACTAAGCTCGTTGTACCGGAAACAAGGGGCAAAACTTTACAAGAAATTCAAGAAGCCTTcgataaaaagtaa
- the LOC105690857 gene encoding facilitated trehalose transporter Tret1-like isoform X1: MISKFKNSPWLQWTGAIGALLMLFVGGLILGWSSPYLAQLTAPDSPLPISTDEASWVASLVSLGRLFGAVIGAVSVQYLGSKNTLTLIGLPFIICWVSLIVANSVMWIYLARTAAGIGIGMAFSSFPLFLGEISSPSIRGALVTLATTGLPLGTVAGNTIGAYISIQVFSYISLVPNVIFIVLFLWLPESPHHLIRRGKLEAATESLTRYSPKADVTKDIEGLRNFINKTSSTTCLDRLKEFNLPRNRKAVIIVILLYTFMQFSGLNSTTFYMEIILTDAKLTAIDPALMVIILGVIGIVAGWAAMLVADRCGRKPLMAGSSAGVGLSMVAIGVHFVLLKGGMDPVPMQWLPVLSMVGYQIFVYLGVTPVPSMVLSELFAPNIKSLAACMVSAGAGITGFASSKTYQPIVDTFGEEYVFWMQAAIMFFAVIFTATVVPETKGKTLQEIQEKLSRK, translated from the exons ATGATATCGAAGTTTAAGAACTCCCCATGGCTACAATGGACGGGAGCCATCGGAG ctcttctcATGCTATTCGTGGGTGGATTGATCCTCGGTTGGTCATCGCCGTATTTGGCTCAGCTGACAGCGCCGGACTCACCTCTCCCGATTTCAACGGACGAAGCGTCCTGGGTGGCTTCATTGGTCAGTTTAGGCCGTCTTTTCGGGGCCGTAATCGGTGCGGTGAGCGTTCAGTATTTGGGCAGTAAGAATACATTGACGTTGATAGGGCTGCCTTTTATCATTTGCTGGGTGTCTCTGATTGTGGCGAACTCGGTGATGTGGATATACTTGGCCAGAACGGCAGCCGGAATCGGCATAGGGATGGCGTTCAGTAGCTTCCCCCTTTTCCTCGGCGAAATATCGAGCCCTTCCATTCGTGGGGCGTTGGTGACTCTCGCGACAACCGGACTACCTCTTGGAACAGTGGCAGGAAATACGATCGGCGCTTACATATCGATACAGGTGTTTTCCTACATCAGCCTAGTTCCGAACGTGATATTCATCGTTCTGTTTCTTTGGTTACCGGAGTCTCCCCATCATTTGATACGCAGAGGAAAATTAGAAGCTGCCACTGAATCACTGACGAGATACAGCCCCAAAGCGGACGTCACTAAGGATATCGAGGGCCTGAGAAACTTCATCAATAAAACGAGCTCCACAACCTGCTTGGACAGACTCAAGGAATTCAACCTTCCGAGAAATCGGAAGGCCGTTATAATCGTAATTCTTCTGTACACTTTCATGCAGTTCAGCGGATTGAACAGTACAACGTTCTACATGGAAATAATTCTAACCGACGCCAAGTTGACCGCCATCGATCCCGCTCTGATGGTGATAATTTTGGGTGTGATCGGAATCGTAGCAGGATGGGCTGCGATGTTGGTAGCGGACAGATGTGGTAGGAAACCTTTGATGGCCGGATCTAGTGCGGGAGTCGGATTGTCCATGGTCGCGATCGGCGTGCATTTCGTTCTTCTGAAGGGCGGTATGGATCCGGTTCCGATGCAGTGGTTACCGGTTTTATCTATGGTGGGGTACCAGATCTTCGTTTACTTGGGGGTTACACCGGTTCCGAGCATGGTTCTCAGCGAGCTCTTCGCCCCCAACATAAAAAGTTTAGCGGCATGTATGGTGAGCGCTGGCGCTGGTATCACGGGATTCGCTTCCTCGAAGACTTATCAACCCATAGTGGACACCTTCGGTGAAGAGTACGTTTTTTGGATGCAGGCTGCGATCATGTTCTTCGCCGTGATATTCACCGCGACGGTGGTGCCCGAGACTAAGGGAAAAACGTTGCAAGAAATTCAGGAGAAACTTTCGAGAAAGTGA
- the LOC105690857 gene encoding facilitated trehalose transporter Tret1-like isoform X2, with protein sequence MATMDGSHRRLQFPALLMLFVGGLILGWSSPYLAQLTAPDSPLPISTDEASWVASLVSLGRLFGAVIGAVSVQYLGSKNTLTLIGLPFIICWVSLIVANSVMWIYLARTAAGIGIGMAFSSFPLFLGEISSPSIRGALVTLATTGLPLGTVAGNTIGAYISIQVFSYISLVPNVIFIVLFLWLPESPHHLIRRGKLEAATESLTRYSPKADVTKDIEGLRNFINKTSSTTCLDRLKEFNLPRNRKAVIIVILLYTFMQFSGLNSTTFYMEIILTDAKLTAIDPALMVIILGVIGIVAGWAAMLVADRCGRKPLMAGSSAGVGLSMVAIGVHFVLLKGGMDPVPMQWLPVLSMVGYQIFVYLGVTPVPSMVLSELFAPNIKSLAACMVSAGAGITGFASSKTYQPIVDTFGEEYVFWMQAAIMFFAVIFTATVVPETKGKTLQEIQEKLSRK encoded by the exons ATGGCTACAATGGACGGGAGCCATCGGAG ACtgcaatttccagctcttctcATGCTATTCGTGGGTGGATTGATCCTCGGTTGGTCATCGCCGTATTTGGCTCAGCTGACAGCGCCGGACTCACCTCTCCCGATTTCAACGGACGAAGCGTCCTGGGTGGCTTCATTGGTCAGTTTAGGCCGTCTTTTCGGGGCCGTAATCGGTGCGGTGAGCGTTCAGTATTTGGGCAGTAAGAATACATTGACGTTGATAGGGCTGCCTTTTATCATTTGCTGGGTGTCTCTGATTGTGGCGAACTCGGTGATGTGGATATACTTGGCCAGAACGGCAGCCGGAATCGGCATAGGGATGGCGTTCAGTAGCTTCCCCCTTTTCCTCGGCGAAATATCGAGCCCTTCCATTCGTGGGGCGTTGGTGACTCTCGCGACAACCGGACTACCTCTTGGAACAGTGGCAGGAAATACGATCGGCGCTTACATATCGATACAGGTGTTTTCCTACATCAGCCTAGTTCCGAACGTGATATTCATCGTTCTGTTTCTTTGGTTACCGGAGTCTCCCCATCATTTGATACGCAGAGGAAAATTAGAAGCTGCCACTGAATCACTGACGAGATACAGCCCCAAAGCGGACGTCACTAAGGATATCGAGGGCCTGAGAAACTTCATCAATAAAACGAGCTCCACAACCTGCTTGGACAGACTCAAGGAATTCAACCTTCCGAGAAATCGGAAGGCCGTTATAATCGTAATTCTTCTGTACACTTTCATGCAGTTCAGCGGATTGAACAGTACAACGTTCTACATGGAAATAATTCTAACCGACGCCAAGTTGACCGCCATCGATCCCGCTCTGATGGTGATAATTTTGGGTGTGATCGGAATCGTAGCAGGATGGGCTGCGATGTTGGTAGCGGACAGATGTGGTAGGAAACCTTTGATGGCCGGATCTAGTGCGGGAGTCGGATTGTCCATGGTCGCGATCGGCGTGCATTTCGTTCTTCTGAAGGGCGGTATGGATCCGGTTCCGATGCAGTGGTTACCGGTTTTATCTATGGTGGGGTACCAGATCTTCGTTTACTTGGGGGTTACACCGGTTCCGAGCATGGTTCTCAGCGAGCTCTTCGCCCCCAACATAAAAAGTTTAGCGGCATGTATGGTGAGCGCTGGCGCTGGTATCACGGGATTCGCTTCCTCGAAGACTTATCAACCCATAGTGGACACCTTCGGTGAAGAGTACGTTTTTTGGATGCAGGCTGCGATCATGTTCTTCGCCGTGATATTCACCGCGACGGTGGTGCCCGAGACTAAGGGAAAAACGTTGCAAGAAATTCAGGAGAAACTTTCGAGAAAGTGA
- the LOC110117272 gene encoding facilitated trehalose transporter Tret1-like, which translates to MKHAEILWLQYAAGIASMLVVFTNGIMAGWTSPYIAKLTAVDSPLPITKFEASWIASMQNLGRLVGALPGALTVSYFGSKKTLLFGQLFLSISWICLIFADSATWLGVARTFSGISYGIAFTSFPIFLGEIASPSIRGKLIALTMTGRQCGSLLGKIVGAYKSTTVFGYISLIPTGICILIFSWLPESPYHLARQNKIQAAKDSIERYNPRVNPEAELECIRVFVNSSKSGTIRDKLRECMIPENRNAGMIVVVLFFFMHFSGLNSIGFYMESVFTDGGLTVIRPAEAVIITSSIGILSGFVSVFYADKCGRRIFLTASSFGVAVSLFALGTYYALFKEGSGPAGLQWLLLASIVMWESTVCTGVFSVPSMMLSELIAPNIKNIASFVSNVSIGLFSFLATITYQPMIDGVGEENVYWSNAALMVLAMIFALTMMPETKGKTLQEIQNILHGK; encoded by the exons ATGAAGCACGCGGAAATATTGTGGCTGCAATACGCCGCGGGAATAGCGT CAATGTTGGTGGTCTTCACGAACGGAATAATGGCCGGATGGACATCACCGTATATCGCCAAGTTGACCGCGGTCGATTCACCGCTACCGATCACCAAATTCGAAGCATCTTGGATCGCATCCATGCAGAACCTCGGGCGACTCGTGGGTGCGCTTCCGGGAGCTCTGACCGTCTCCTACTTCGGTAGCAAAAAAACCCTCCTATTCGGCCAACTCTTTTTAAGCATCTCCTGGATTTGCCTGATCTTCGCTGACTCCGCGACGTGGTTAGGCGTGGCGAGAACTTTCTCGGGCATCAGTTACGGTATCGCCTTCACCAGCTTCCCTATTTTCCTCGGTGAGATAGCAAGTCCTTCGATACGCGGCAAATTGATCGCTCTGACGATGACGGGACGACAGTGCGGTTCGCTTCTGGGAAAAATCGTAGGTGCCTACAAGTCAACCACCGTATTCGGCTACATCAGCCTCATTCCGACCGGCATTTGCATTCTGATTTTCTCCTGGCTACCGGAGTCCCCTTATCACCTCGCTCGGCAAAATAAGATCCAGGCGGCGAAGGACTCCATCGAACGGTACAACCCGAGGGTGAATCCGGAAGCGGAGCTCGAGTGTATCCGAGTGTTCGTCAACAGTTCGAAATCTGGAACGATTCGCGATAAGCTGAGGGAATGCATGATACCGGAGAACCGTAACGCCGGCATGATAGTCGtggttctcttctttttcatgcACTTCAGCGGCTTGAACAGCATTGGATTTTACATGGAATCGGTTTTCACCGACGGTGGTTTAACGGTGATCCGTCCTGCGGAAGCTGTAATAATAACCTCGTCGATAGGAATCCTGTCGGGATTCGTTTCGGTATTTTACGCCGACAAATGCGGACGTCGAATATTTCTGACCGCCTCTAGTTTCGGAGTCGCAGTTTCACTGTTCGCCCTGGGGACCTACTACGCCCTGTTCAAGGAGGGTTCCGGTCCTGCAGGACTGCAGTGGTTGTTATTAGCCTCGATAGTGATGTGGGAATCGACCGTGTGCACCGGAGTTTTTTCGGTTCCCAGTATGATGCTCAGCGAGTTGATAGCCCCgaacataaaaaatatcgcctcGTTCGTGAGCAACGTTTCGATCGGGTTGTTCTCTTTCCTCGCAACGATAACCTACCAGCCGATGATCGACGGGGTCGGAGAGGAGAATGTCTATTGGTCGAACGCGGCACTGATGGTATTAGCGATGATATTCGCGTTGACGATGATGCCGGAAACTAAAGGCAAAACTCTACAGGAGATCCAAAACATTCTGCATGGAAAATAG